In the Haloarcula marismortui ATCC 43049 genome, one interval contains:
- a CDS encoding transposase, translating to MTKNRSDPVAAAGDSRDRRSIDERLQAIDPISIETLPLTEQAAAVVDETTVAADLVTQLDFSRYERRDPVPDWHDSKPFEAMFAALLLQELEDTSDGWLHRTLDADPDLATELGFESGDPPSRSTISRADTGRFAELTSTIETTARQIQQLATERGSPIGTPYEERASGEPTGSSKRTVNRLLRRKTRDLLDELQTVVLPAFEFDRPEDPIYDDEEFLTLEACLGVTGTAANGGAETYGDYVNPDPDLDDPFYEDGPSGETLLEAIKDLSPTDITEMVNQGAARVLTRAKPRMEFETPVMLSIDVTYVAFYGDREELIRVQGAPDDKSYDWCHKFATANVVGDNVHFAAAMLPVGNADYHDSDAYPGEDKSYRVGDVVRRLVDHVTEECRINVRRLYGDAEFYATDVFTSLEWRDIRYVIPAPRDDRVKRFIARMDEDVDGNKQVTVKDDHAVHGPVKHDVSNTRAETTLVGLPPDEDHDEVQTFATNLVLDDEIRLDRRWTKKQITRYRRRGGMETAYSKIKEFAPWTTSTDFSVRLFHFGFAVLLYDLWLLVDFLVQTLIDVVEFRTKPRVTAPRFRAFLRREVSALL from the coding sequence GTGACAAAGAACCGGTCAGATCCGGTTGCGGCTGCTGGTGACAGTCGCGACCGGCGATCGATTGACGAGCGTCTACAAGCTATCGATCCGATCTCCATCGAGACATTGCCGCTGACAGAACAGGCCGCGGCGGTCGTCGACGAGACGACCGTCGCGGCCGACCTGGTCACGCAACTCGATTTCAGTCGCTACGAACGCCGCGATCCAGTTCCTGACTGGCACGATTCGAAGCCGTTCGAGGCGATGTTCGCCGCTCTGCTCTTACAGGAACTCGAAGACACGTCCGATGGCTGGCTCCATCGGACGCTCGACGCTGATCCCGACCTCGCGACCGAACTCGGTTTCGAGTCCGGCGATCCCCCGTCGAGAAGCACGATCTCCAGAGCAGATACTGGACGATTCGCCGAACTCACGTCGACGATCGAGACGACTGCTCGCCAGATCCAGCAGTTGGCTACCGAACGCGGCAGTCCGATCGGCACTCCCTACGAAGAGCGCGCTTCCGGGGAGCCGACAGGCTCCTCGAAGCGCACTGTCAACCGCCTCCTTCGGCGGAAAACCAGGGATCTCCTCGACGAACTTCAGACGGTCGTGTTGCCGGCCTTCGAGTTCGATCGACCCGAGGATCCCATCTACGATGACGAAGAGTTCCTCACCCTCGAAGCCTGTCTCGGGGTCACAGGCACCGCCGCCAACGGCGGTGCCGAGACCTACGGCGATTACGTCAATCCCGATCCCGACTTGGACGATCCATTCTACGAGGACGGCCCGAGCGGTGAAACGCTGCTGGAAGCGATCAAGGACCTCTCTCCGACGGACATCACCGAGATGGTCAACCAGGGCGCGGCCCGCGTCTTGACGCGGGCCAAGCCCCGGATGGAATTCGAGACACCAGTTATGCTGTCGATCGACGTGACCTACGTCGCTTTCTACGGGGATCGCGAGGAACTGATCCGGGTGCAAGGAGCCCCTGACGACAAATCCTACGACTGGTGTCACAAGTTCGCGACCGCGAACGTTGTCGGGGACAACGTTCACTTCGCGGCCGCGATGCTTCCGGTTGGGAACGCCGACTACCACGATTCCGACGCCTACCCTGGAGAGGACAAATCCTATCGAGTCGGCGACGTCGTTCGCCGACTCGTCGATCACGTCACCGAGGAGTGCCGGATCAATGTTCGCCGACTCTACGGCGATGCAGAATTCTACGCCACCGACGTCTTCACCTCTCTCGAATGGCGAGACATCCGGTACGTGATCCCGGCCCCGCGCGATGACCGCGTCAAGCGGTTCATCGCGCGCATGGACGAGGACGTAGATGGGAACAAGCAAGTGACGGTCAAAGACGACCATGCTGTTCACGGTCCAGTCAAACACGACGTCAGTAATACACGGGCTGAGACGACGCTCGTCGGCCTTCCTCCCGACGAGGATCACGACGAAGTCCAGACGTTTGCGACGAATCTCGTCCTCGACGACGAGATTCGTCTCGATCGGCGCTGGACTAAGAAACAGATCACTCGGTACAGACGCCGAGGTGGGATGGAAACGGCTTACAGTAAAATCAAGGAATTCGCGCCGTGGACGACGTCGACGGACTTCTCGGTTCGACTGTTTCACTTCGGCTTCGCGGTCCTGCTGTACGATCTGTGGTTGCTGGTGGACTTTCTGGTCCAGACATTGATCGATGTCGTGGAGTTTCGCACGAAACCGCGGGTGACGGCCCCGCGGTTTCGTGCATTCCTTCGCCGGGAGGTGAGCGCATTGCTGTAA
- a CDS encoding ParA family protein yields MSNKPYRLAVSNQKGGVGKSTVALNIAGALGERGQNVLLVDLDPQGYLTSGVGLDDEYTTPSPNLNDALKAPGEHAVDDLVVAHEEFDVLPANIDMFSLEQELVSGMRGRERLSMLLEDVTGYDFLVVDCPPSLGLLTDNALLACENVLIPAEAEDTSIRAVELLFKQIDSLEDNFGASIQEEALVVSNVDYPLDGEQQGMLEWFDDTFSDRIPVFEIRSRAVIKRAFNAGHSIFGHDEECDQADELLRIADYFIEEQS; encoded by the coding sequence ATGTCGAATAAACCATATCGGTTGGCAGTGTCGAACCAGAAGGGCGGCGTCGGAAAGAGCACGGTCGCATTGAACATCGCCGGAGCGCTGGGCGAGCGCGGCCAGAACGTATTGCTCGTTGATCTGGACCCGCAGGGCTACCTGACCAGCGGCGTCGGTCTCGACGACGAGTACACTACTCCATCGCCGAATCTCAACGACGCACTGAAAGCGCCCGGCGAACACGCCGTCGACGATCTCGTTGTCGCCCACGAGGAGTTCGACGTCCTCCCGGCGAACATCGACATGTTCTCCCTGGAGCAGGAGCTCGTCAGTGGGATGCGCGGCCGGGAGCGATTGTCGATGCTGCTGGAGGATGTGACTGGCTACGACTTCCTTGTCGTGGACTGCCCGCCATCGCTGGGGCTGTTGACCGACAACGCGCTACTCGCCTGTGAGAACGTCCTGATTCCAGCCGAGGCCGAGGATACGAGCATCCGCGCCGTCGAGTTGCTGTTCAAGCAAATCGACTCACTCGAAGACAACTTCGGCGCGTCTATTCAGGAAGAGGCGCTGGTCGTCAGCAACGTCGACTACCCACTGGATGGCGAACAACAGGGGATGCTGGAGTGGTTCGACGATACATTCAGTGATCGAATACCGGTGTTCGAAATCCGAAGTCGTGCTGTCATCAAGCGGGCGTTCAACGCGGGCCACAGTATCTTCGGCCACGACGAGGAATGCGACCAGGCTGACGAACTGCTACGAATTGCGGACTACTTCATCGAGGAGCAATCATGA
- a CDS encoding IS6-like element ISH17 family transposase, protein MQLADLLRETLDEDSQDVWENERTPTPVRRFGVRLHTAGLSIRETVAILDLLGVDRSHGAVWNWVHTLSEAQSDPPTASPSRVAVDEKQIEIDGEKKWLYAAVDTESKLLFEVDVFSRRGTDPAAAFLHRLTQKHDVADSVFLVDAGGYLTALSRHDLSGRLDYRIRNHIEKWFQTVTMRIDRFHSFWRGSQSSAKQWLRRFRHHYNHERPNQALDGKTPAEEIQN, encoded by the coding sequence ATGCAACTCGCAGACCTCCTCAGAGAAACGTTAGATGAGGACAGCCAAGACGTTTGGGAGAATGAGCGCACTCCGACACCCGTCCGGCGATTTGGGGTGCGTCTCCATACTGCGGGGCTGTCGATCAGGGAGACGGTTGCGATCTTAGACTTGCTGGGTGTCGATCGTTCTCACGGCGCGGTCTGGAATTGGGTGCATACACTGTCTGAAGCACAGAGCGACCCGCCGACGGCGTCGCCGTCGCGGGTCGCGGTCGATGAGAAACAAATCGAGATTGACGGCGAAAAGAAGTGGTTGTACGCCGCTGTCGATACCGAATCAAAGCTGCTGTTTGAAGTTGACGTGTTCAGCCGCCGCGGGACTGACCCCGCGGCGGCGTTCCTGCATCGGCTCACTCAGAAACACGATGTCGCCGATTCAGTGTTTCTCGTTGATGCTGGCGGCTATCTGACTGCCCTCTCACGTCACGATTTGAGCGGTCGGCTCGACTACCGAATCCGGAACCACATTGAAAAGTGGTTCCAGACTGTGACCATGCGCATCGACCGCTTTCACTCCTTCTGGAGGGGCAGTCAATCAAGCGCGAAACAGTGGTTACGACGATTCAGACACCACTACAACCACGAACGGCCGAACCAAGCTCTTGACGGAAAAACGCCAGCTGAAGAGATTCAGAACTAG
- a CDS encoding DUF7437 domain-containing protein has product MSKAAGDPERAINGLLSIAQLLEEPRLARLYTFVLREGDVTIDDIVAAVEIPRTTAYSDMGTLVDLGVLTRDEEQKTHTYSAVPITLTADLDGDEYTVTPTLIEAVGRSPHDQDLDLLMERYGLGKLAAALTYAIPYANGEMSERVAARELDLQQAFAIAVLHALRDVVQDMETVDPHFEDIRNARDHPPSAED; this is encoded by the coding sequence ATGTCGAAAGCTGCCGGGGACCCAGAACGAGCTATCAATGGGCTCCTATCGATTGCACAACTGCTGGAAGAGCCACGCCTGGCCCGGCTCTACACGTTTGTCCTCCGCGAGGGCGACGTAACCATCGACGATATCGTCGCTGCGGTAGAGATTCCTCGAACGACAGCGTACTCGGATATGGGGACACTCGTCGACCTCGGTGTCCTGACCCGAGATGAAGAGCAGAAGACGCACACGTATTCCGCTGTCCCGATCACGCTGACTGCAGACTTGGACGGTGACGAGTATACCGTCACGCCCACTCTCATCGAGGCGGTCGGTCGCTCACCACACGATCAGGACCTCGACCTCCTCATGGAACGATACGGGCTCGGCAAACTCGCGGCTGCGCTCACGTATGCCATCCCCTATGCTAACGGTGAGATGTCTGAACGAGTCGCAGCTCGGGAGCTCGATCTGCAGCAGGCCTTCGCGATTGCGGTCCTGCATGCGCTCCGAGATGTGGTTCAGGACATGGAAACCGTTGATCCACACTTCGAGGATATCCGGAACGCTCGCGACCACCCACCGTCAGCGGAGGACTGA
- a CDS encoding orc1/cdc6 family replication initiation protein, with protein sequence MRRFERKQNIFRNKDALGESYQPERIEERDEEIEEYMNALQPVIDGWEPNNIFLYGNTGVGKTAVTDYLLDRLQDDVAAYDDIDLSIISLNCKTLNSSYQVAVELVNELRPSGGEISTTGYPQQTVFKKLYQELEAIGGTILIVLDEVDSIGDRDELLYELPRARANGNLDSAKVGVIGISNDFKFRDQLDPRVQDTLCERELQFPPYDATELKNILESRVEVAVTDGSTDTGVLQLCAALAARDSGSARQALDLLRLGGEIAENREAEMIKEGHIEDARSQLEQERVEEGMRELTTHGRLALLAVISKAAKEETPCRTRDLYEEYRSLCESSETDALGQRSLHNHLSDLRMLGILSAHENRSGSRGNYYNYELDVPFTSAIEAMSDVLHLTTEIDTIRDIAAMNNVG encoded by the coding sequence ATGCGTCGGTTCGAGCGGAAGCAAAACATCTTCCGGAACAAAGACGCCCTGGGGGAGTCCTACCAACCGGAACGGATTGAGGAGCGGGATGAAGAAATTGAGGAGTATATGAACGCTCTCCAGCCGGTGATCGATGGGTGGGAACCAAACAACATCTTTCTCTACGGAAATACGGGTGTCGGGAAAACAGCCGTCACCGACTACCTTCTTGACCGGCTTCAGGACGACGTCGCTGCGTACGATGACATCGATCTCTCCATTATTTCGCTCAATTGCAAGACGCTCAACTCCTCGTATCAGGTCGCTGTGGAGCTCGTCAATGAACTCCGCCCATCCGGCGGCGAAATCAGTACGACCGGGTATCCACAGCAAACCGTATTTAAAAAGCTCTATCAGGAGCTTGAGGCCATCGGTGGGACCATTCTCATCGTGCTTGATGAAGTTGATTCAATCGGCGACCGAGATGAGCTGCTCTATGAGCTTCCTCGAGCCAGAGCCAATGGGAATCTCGACTCGGCAAAGGTCGGCGTTATTGGCATCAGCAACGATTTCAAATTTCGTGACCAGCTCGACCCTCGTGTCCAGGACACACTCTGTGAGCGGGAACTCCAGTTCCCGCCATACGATGCCACAGAACTGAAAAACATTCTCGAATCACGTGTCGAAGTGGCTGTCACGGATGGGTCAACCGATACCGGTGTGTTGCAGTTGTGTGCTGCTCTCGCCGCCAGAGACAGTGGCAGTGCCCGGCAGGCGCTTGATCTCCTTCGGTTGGGTGGTGAAATCGCGGAAAACCGGGAAGCTGAGATGATCAAAGAAGGGCACATCGAGGATGCTCGCTCACAACTCGAACAAGAGCGGGTCGAAGAAGGAATGCGCGAGTTGACGACGCATGGCCGCCTTGCACTATTGGCAGTGATTTCGAAAGCAGCTAAAGAGGAAACGCCGTGTCGGACCCGTGACCTCTACGAGGAGTATCGGTCACTCTGTGAGTCCTCTGAAACTGATGCGCTCGGTCAGCGGTCGCTCCATAACCACCTCTCAGACCTTCGGATGTTAGGCATCCTCTCGGCCCACGAAAATCGGAGCGGTTCTCGGGGGAACTACTACAACTACGAGCTTGATGTTCCGTTTACGAGCGCCATTGAGGCGATGTCTGATGTCCTTCATCTCACAACGGAGATCGATACCATCCGTGACATTGCCGCTATGAACAACGTTGGATGA
- a CDS encoding DUF7344 domain-containing protein, with protein MLKRLLSNDDEPEPPAVSVPFDALLDIAQSERRRQCLRTVNEHGRLELTDLAEIVAAAEVGTDRDQLQSQQRKRVYVSLYQTHIAKLDNTGLVRWSQTNGTVCATAETGPAVGALNDLADRTTGGDC; from the coding sequence ATGCTGAAACGCCTACTCTCTAACGACGACGAGCCGGAGCCACCGGCAGTGAGCGTCCCGTTCGACGCCCTGCTGGATATCGCCCAGTCTGAACGCCGACGCCAGTGCCTCCGGACGGTGAACGAACACGGCCGACTGGAACTCACCGATCTGGCGGAGATCGTCGCCGCTGCGGAAGTCGGCACTGACCGCGACCAGCTCCAGTCCCAACAGCGCAAGCGTGTGTACGTGTCTCTGTATCAGACGCACATTGCGAAACTGGACAACACCGGACTGGTCCGCTGGTCCCAAACCAACGGCACGGTCTGTGCGACCGCCGAGACGGGGCCGGCCGTTGGCGCCCTGAACGACCTCGCCGACCGGACGACGGGAGGTGACTGCTGA
- a CDS encoding type II toxin-antitoxin system RelE family toxin, with product MADVLLAESATDELASFQPDIEQRIRDKLKQAGENPDHYLERLQGRETFKLKIGREYRAEIDWDKNEPVLRVLRIGHRDGFYDS from the coding sequence ATGGCAGATGTGTTGTTGGCCGAATCGGCCACCGACGAGTTAGCGTCGTTCCAACCAGATATCGAACAACGTATCCGGGACAAACTGAAGCAGGCCGGCGAGAACCCAGATCACTACCTCGAACGGCTACAAGGGCGAGAAACCTTCAAATTGAAAATCGGCCGCGAATACCGGGCCGAAATCGACTGGGACAAAAACGAACCCGTCCTTCGTGTTCTCCGGATCGGCCACCGCGACGGCTTCTACGATTCTTAG
- a CDS encoding primase-associated protein yields MRHGEIDGEAPLPMNCDNPDMQRHCIGKSFCAYNIYQSLPFPESMYDQLDDSDGTGQYQA; encoded by the coding sequence TTGCGACACGGAGAAATCGACGGGGAAGCCCCGCTCCCGATGAACTGTGACAACCCCGATATGCAGCGACACTGCATCGGTAAATCGTTCTGTGCATACAACATTTATCAGAGCTTGCCCTTCCCCGAGTCGATGTACGACCAGCTCGATGACAGTGATGGCACAGGTCAGTATCAAGCATAG
- a CDS encoding IS6-like element ISH15 family transposase: MPKNAGLGGSIDQIDLDFVEREATPRLLMKLSIQLHLAGLSLSNTVSVLEIFGVQRARSTVYNWVHKADLQPKDGQSPDHVAVDETVIQLNGERYWLYAAVDPQTNKLLHTKLRPTTTKVLAHAFLTELSEKHDVDDAVFLVDGSRSLQAVCQRHGFDFRYEKHGNRNAVERVFREIKRRTVCFSNCFSNAEAETADDWIRSFSFAWNQLI; encoded by the coding sequence ATGCCCAAAAACGCCGGCCTCGGCGGTAGTATCGACCAAATCGACTTAGATTTTGTGGAGCGAGAAGCGACACCGCGACTGCTGATGAAGCTGAGTATTCAGCTGCATTTGGCTGGACTATCACTTTCGAATACTGTCTCGGTTCTTGAAATATTCGGTGTCCAACGCGCTCGATCAACTGTCTATAATTGGGTTCACAAAGCAGATTTACAGCCCAAAGATGGACAGTCACCGGATCACGTTGCGGTTGACGAAACTGTGATCCAACTCAACGGTGAGAGATATTGGCTGTACGCCGCTGTCGATCCACAAACGAACAAATTGCTTCATACGAAGCTTAGACCAACTACAACAAAGGTTCTCGCCCATGCATTTCTCACCGAACTCTCTGAGAAACACGACGTCGACGACGCCGTGTTTCTCGTCGATGGCTCCAGATCGTTACAAGCTGTGTGTCAACGACATGGCTTCGATTTCAGATACGAAAAACATGGAAATCGGAATGCTGTTGAACGTGTCTTCAGAGAAATAAAACGACGAACTGTCTGTTTCTCAAACTGTTTCAGCAACGCCGAAGCGGAAACAGCCGATGATTGGATCAGATCGTTCAGCTTCGCATGGAATCAGCTTATCTGA
- a CDS encoding IS4-like element ISHma1 family transposase, producing MRRLTTLFPSEFLEEHAEELGVVEREGKLQIPVLMWALVFGFAAGESRTLAGFRRCYNATADEPISSGGFYHRLTPTLAEYLRDLVEAALDEVAVPDAVDADIDRFRDVMIADGTVLRLHEFLSDEFQARHEEQAGAKLHLLHNATDQTIERIDVTDEKTHDSALFKTGSWLQGRLVLFDRAYFKYRRFALIDENDGYFVSRLKQNANPVITAELREWRGRAIPLEGKQIHDVVNDLSRKYIDVEVEAEFKRGQYEGTRSLDTKRFRVVGVRNEDADDYHLYITNLPREEFLPADLATLYRCRWEVETLFRELKTQYELDEFDTNNPDVVKILLYAALLSLLVSRELLDLVTEQADDEIVFPPERWAATFRSHAQLILHELGEYLGYSPPPLLERLIEDAQKIHQQRPILQETLATATQPRCES from the coding sequence ATGCGTCGGCTCACTACACTGTTTCCCTCCGAGTTCCTCGAAGAGCACGCCGAGGAACTCGGCGTGGTCGAGCGAGAGGGCAAGCTTCAGATTCCTGTCCTCATGTGGGCGCTCGTGTTCGGCTTCGCCGCAGGCGAGAGCCGAACACTCGCTGGGTTTAGACGCTGCTACAACGCTACAGCTGACGAACCGATCTCTTCTGGCGGTTTCTATCACCGGTTGACGCCTACTCTTGCAGAGTATCTCCGCGACCTCGTCGAGGCCGCGCTCGACGAGGTCGCTGTCCCTGATGCTGTTGACGCTGATATCGACCGATTCAGGGACGTGATGATCGCTGATGGAACCGTGTTGCGGTTGCACGAGTTCCTCTCTGATGAGTTTCAAGCCCGCCACGAGGAGCAGGCTGGAGCGAAGCTCCACCTGCTCCACAACGCCACCGACCAGACGATTGAACGGATCGATGTGACTGATGAGAAAACGCACGACAGCGCGCTGTTCAAGACGGGATCGTGGCTGCAAGGACGACTGGTTCTGTTTGATCGGGCGTACTTCAAATACCGCCGCTTTGCGTTGATCGACGAGAACGACGGCTACTTTGTGAGTCGGCTGAAGCAGAACGCAAATCCGGTGATAACGGCGGAATTACGGGAATGGCGCGGCCGCGCCATTCCCTTGGAGGGCAAGCAGATCCACGACGTGGTCAATGATCTCTCGCGGAAGTACATCGACGTAGAGGTGGAAGCAGAATTCAAGCGCGGCCAGTACGAGGGAACTCGGTCGCTGGACACGAAGCGGTTTCGCGTCGTCGGCGTCCGCAACGAGGACGCCGACGACTACCACCTGTACATCACGAATCTGCCGAGAGAGGAGTTTCTCCCGGCGGATCTAGCGACGCTGTATCGGTGTCGATGGGAGGTAGAAACGTTGTTCCGTGAGTTGAAAACGCAGTACGAACTGGACGAATTCGACACGAACAACCCTGATGTCGTGAAAATTCTACTATACGCTGCGTTGCTGTCACTGCTGGTGAGCCGAGAGTTGTTGGATCTGGTCACCGAGCAGGCCGACGATGAGATCGTGTTTCCGCCGGAACGCTGGGCGGCGACCTTCCGGTCGCACGCCCAGCTCATCCTCCACGAACTCGGTGAGTACCTCGGCTACTCGCCACCGCCGTTGCTGGAGCGGCTGATCGAGGATGCTCAGAAGATCCACCAACAACGACCGATCTTACAAGAGACGCTCGCTACCGCTACACAACCGAGGTGTGAGTCTTAG
- a CDS encoding DoxX family protein, producing MAITGAEGVALLIGRILFGGVLAFTGLNHFFETEEMTGYAEYKGLPAPKAGVLLSGVLLILGGLGIIAGVLPAVSAVVIAGFLIVSALIFHDFWAVSEEEQQTEMTQFLKNIALAGGALVIVAIGPQSWAYSLGITVL from the coding sequence ATGGCTATTACAGGTGCCGAGGGAGTAGCACTTCTCATCGGCCGCATTCTGTTTGGGGGTGTGCTCGCGTTTACTGGTCTGAACCATTTTTTCGAAACAGAAGAAATGACTGGCTATGCAGAGTACAAGGGCCTCCCGGCACCCAAGGCTGGTGTGCTACTCTCTGGGGTCCTCCTCATTCTAGGCGGGCTCGGGATTATTGCCGGTGTGCTACCTGCGGTGAGCGCAGTGGTGATTGCTGGGTTCCTTATCGTTTCTGCGCTCATATTCCACGACTTCTGGGCAGTCTCCGAGGAAGAACAGCAGACCGAGATGACGCAGTTCCTGAAGAATATTGCACTAGCCGGCGGTGCACTCGTTATCGTTGCGATCGGGCCACAGTCTTGGGCATATAGTCTCGGTATCACTGTCCTCTAG
- a CDS encoding homing endonuclease associated repeat-containing protein: MQYSDDELLDEIRKLASELGHPPSLAEFREQGRHSASTYYSRFGSWNEAIEQAGYDPNESDSKVSEADLLEELQRLADDLNKKPTALDMNKHGRYWRSTYKNEFGSWNNALEAAGFESENVGATITDDELIEEINRLATEIGGTPRFKHMEDLGNYDPTTYSQHFGSWNEALDEAGFEPENRGSKITEKELLDEITRLKNKLGDPPSARQMDEIGKYASATYQRHFESWSNAIEIAFD, translated from the coding sequence ATGCAATACTCTGATGATGAGCTCTTAGATGAGATACGCAAGCTAGCAAGTGAACTCGGACATCCCCCGTCGCTTGCAGAGTTTCGCGAGCAGGGTAGACACTCCGCTTCAACATACTATTCTCGATTTGGATCTTGGAATGAGGCTATTGAACAAGCAGGATACGACCCAAATGAGTCGGACTCTAAAGTTTCTGAAGCGGATCTATTGGAAGAGTTGCAACGACTGGCTGACGATCTTAATAAAAAACCAACTGCTTTAGATATGAATAAACATGGTAGATATTGGCGTTCTACCTATAAAAACGAGTTTGGATCATGGAATAACGCCTTAGAAGCAGCTGGCTTTGAGTCCGAAAATGTTGGAGCTACTATTACTGATGACGAGCTTATTGAGGAAATAAATAGACTTGCGACGGAAATAGGTGGAACACCGAGATTCAAGCACATGGAAGATTTGGGGAACTATGATCCAACCACGTATAGCCAGCACTTTGGATCATGGAATGAAGCTCTAGATGAAGCTGGATTTGAGCCCGAAAATCGAGGCAGCAAAATCACCGAAAAGGAACTACTTGATGAAATAACTAGGCTCAAAAATAAACTGGGGGACCCACCATCTGCTCGTCAGATGGATGAGATTGGTAAATATGCATCAGCTACATACCAACGGCATTTCGAGTCATGGTCAAACGCCATAGAAATTGCTTTTGATTGA
- a CDS encoding universal stress protein, producing MIETILVPVDGSAPAQEAVKYTQTVFPDANITLLTVIDPADGFAGYSGDDDGSWEKQAKAEAESLLKDAQAEFMSPEKIRTSVVVGDPVETIIATVKNEDIDQVIMGSHGRDGIQRLLVGSVAEQVMRKAPAPVTITR from the coding sequence ATGATTGAAACAATCCTCGTTCCGGTTGACGGATCAGCACCAGCACAAGAAGCTGTCAAATACACTCAAACTGTGTTCCCTGATGCAAACATTACGCTTCTGACTGTTATCGACCCTGCTGATGGATTCGCTGGTTACAGTGGTGATGACGATGGAAGCTGGGAAAAACAAGCTAAGGCAGAAGCAGAGTCACTCTTAAAAGATGCGCAGGCCGAATTCATGAGTCCCGAGAAAATTCGAACTAGCGTCGTGGTCGGTGACCCAGTTGAGACAATTATTGCAACAGTCAAAAATGAAGATATAGATCAAGTGATAATGGGAAGCCACGGTCGCGATGGTATTCAGCGGTTGCTTGTCGGTAGCGTTGCAGAGCAAGTTATGCGGAAAGCACCTGCTCCGGTGACAATCACTCGCTGA